A stretch of Metabacillus sp. FJAT-52054 DNA encodes these proteins:
- a CDS encoding ABC transporter ATP-binding protein, whose product MEKVLEVKDLEISFHTFGGEVQAIRNVSFDLYKGETLAIVGESGSGKSVTTKSIMRLLPESNSEIKNGSIIFEGKDLTKLKDKQMQKIRGKDISMIFQDPMTSLNPTMTVGKQIMEPIIRHQNLSRGEAKRRAIDLLKLVGIPMPEERFKQYPHQFSGGMRQRVVIAIALACNPKVLIADEPTTALDVTIQAQILDLMKELQKKIDTSIIFITHDLGVVANVADRVAVMYGGKIVEYGTADEIFYNPKHPYTWGLISSMPDLDSKEDELFSIPGTPPDLLAPPKGDAFAARNPFALKIDLEEQPPFFKISNSHYVASWLYHENAPKVEPPEAVKKRMRQFPELKEGK is encoded by the coding sequence ATGGAAAAAGTATTAGAAGTTAAAGACCTTGAAATCTCCTTCCATACGTTTGGCGGGGAAGTTCAAGCCATTCGTAATGTGAGTTTTGATTTATATAAAGGGGAAACTCTTGCAATTGTAGGAGAATCCGGTTCCGGAAAATCAGTAACAACTAAATCTATTATGAGACTGCTTCCTGAAAGCAACTCTGAAATTAAGAATGGCAGCATTATTTTTGAAGGTAAGGATTTAACGAAGCTGAAAGATAAACAAATGCAAAAAATCCGCGGAAAAGATATCTCGATGATTTTCCAGGATCCAATGACTTCTTTAAATCCGACTATGACAGTCGGAAAGCAAATCATGGAACCGATTATCCGCCACCAAAATTTAAGCCGGGGAGAAGCTAAACGCCGTGCGATTGACCTGCTGAAACTGGTAGGAATCCCAATGCCGGAAGAACGCTTTAAGCAGTACCCTCACCAATTTTCCGGCGGTATGAGACAGCGTGTAGTGATTGCGATCGCGCTCGCGTGCAATCCAAAGGTTTTGATTGCCGATGAACCTACAACTGCTTTGGATGTTACGATTCAGGCGCAAATACTTGATTTGATGAAAGAACTACAGAAGAAGATTGACACATCTATCATTTTTATTACTCATGATTTGGGTGTTGTTGCCAACGTTGCAGACCGTGTAGCTGTTATGTACGGCGGAAAAATCGTAGAATACGGTACAGCCGACGAAATTTTCTATAACCCTAAGCATCCTTATACATGGGGCCTTATCAGTTCAATGCCGGATCTAGATTCGAAGGAAGACGAACTGTTCTCTATTCCTGGAACACCTCCTGACTTGCTTGCACCGCCGAAGGGGGATGCATTCGCTGCCCGTAATCCATTTGCCTTGAAAATTGATTTGGAAGAGCAGCCGCCTTTCTTTAAAATTTCAAATTCTCATTATGTTGCCTCCTGGCTCTATCATGAAAATGCACCGAAAGTTGAACCGCCTGAAGCGGTCAAAAAGAGAATGCGTCAGTTCCCTGAATTGAAGGAGGGAAAATAA
- a CDS encoding ATP-binding cassette domain-containing protein has product MAKEKLLEVKNLKQYFNKGKSNEVRAVDNVTFDIFRGETLGLVGESGCGKSTTGRTIIRLYDATGGEVLFDGENVHGRKSKSDLKKFNRKMQMIFQDPYASLNPRLKISEIIAEGIDIHGLAKTSKERMDRVVELLETVGLNREHANRYPHEFSGGQRQRIGIARALAVEPEFIIADEPISALDVSIQAQVVNLLKKLQKEKGLTFLFIAHDLSMVKYISDRIGVMYYGKLVELADADELYKNPIHPYTQSLLSAIPLPDPDYERTRVRRAYEPSKHKLQPGEEMELREVKPGHFVMCSNEEFVQYQKQYAATV; this is encoded by the coding sequence ATGGCAAAAGAAAAATTGCTTGAAGTAAAAAATCTAAAACAATACTTTAATAAAGGAAAATCCAATGAAGTCAGAGCAGTAGATAACGTGACTTTTGATATTTTCAGAGGGGAAACCCTAGGCCTTGTTGGAGAATCCGGTTGCGGAAAGTCCACAACAGGCCGTACGATCATTCGCCTGTATGATGCTACAGGCGGGGAAGTGTTATTTGATGGTGAGAATGTTCACGGGAGAAAGAGTAAATCCGATCTGAAGAAATTCAACCGAAAAATGCAGATGATATTTCAGGATCCGTATGCTTCGTTAAACCCAAGACTTAAAATCTCTGAAATCATTGCAGAAGGCATTGATATTCACGGGCTTGCTAAAACATCTAAAGAACGAATGGACCGTGTGGTTGAGCTTCTGGAAACGGTAGGTTTGAATCGTGAGCATGCAAACCGTTATCCGCATGAATTCAGCGGCGGACAGCGTCAGCGGATTGGGATTGCACGCGCTCTAGCAGTGGAACCGGAATTCATTATCGCTGATGAGCCAATTTCCGCATTGGATGTATCCATTCAAGCTCAGGTTGTAAATCTGCTGAAAAAGCTTCAAAAGGAAAAAGGATTAACGTTTTTATTCATCGCTCATGATTTATCCATGGTGAAATATATCAGTGACCGTATTGGGGTTATGTATTATGGTAAATTAGTAGAGCTTGCCGATGCAGATGAGCTTTATAAAAATCCGATTCACCCTTATACTCAATCCCTTCTATCTGCAATTCCTCTTCCCGATCCTGATTACGAGCGCACGCGTGTAAGAAGGGCATATGAGCCTTCTAAACACAAATTGCAGCCCGGAGAAGAAATGGAGCTTCGTGAAGTAAAACCAGGACACTTCGTCATGTGTTCAAATGAAGAGTTCGTTCAATATCAAAAACAATATGCTGCTACTGTTTAA
- a CDS encoding putative glycoside hydrolase, which translates to MKRSDKKKITVLAVLLSLAGTAFADQPAQAAANGSSLALNEVIIPEKKLPDNMPRFVYDSGFKFDYPDAVRGVYVTGTSAGGEKMDSLIKLMDDTELNSMVIDVKDDSGNFTFHPDKKSPFYSISKAYIKDPKAMMKKLENHKIYPIGRIVVFKDNVLADKKPEWSYKKDGQVWQNGTGAKFVNPFVKEVWDYNVQAAIEAAEMGFKEIQFDYVRFPEGFETKDKELSYSEGDYEKDSRDNTQKRVQAVTDFTEYAREKLKPYGVKVSVDIFGYSATLPEAPGIGQNFSKISDNVDVISSMIYPSHWGSYFGIEKPDTEPYKLVKEYAKLENEKLGDLKTRPISRPWLQDFTASYLGKGNYLKYGKFEVEAQIKALNEEGINEFLLWNASNRYTEDVDYTPLK; encoded by the coding sequence TTGAAAAGATCGGATAAAAAGAAAATTACTGTTCTTGCTGTCTTGTTGTCCTTGGCAGGAACCGCATTCGCAGATCAGCCTGCTCAAGCAGCAGCCAATGGCTCTTCCCTTGCACTGAATGAGGTCATCATTCCAGAAAAGAAATTGCCCGATAACATGCCGAGATTTGTTTATGATTCTGGCTTCAAATTTGATTATCCCGATGCGGTAAGAGGCGTGTACGTCACTGGGACATCCGCCGGCGGAGAAAAAATGGATTCCCTCATAAAACTGATGGACGATACCGAATTGAATAGCATGGTGATTGATGTTAAAGACGATTCCGGTAATTTTACGTTTCATCCAGATAAGAAATCTCCGTTCTACAGCATTAGCAAAGCTTACATAAAGGATCCAAAGGCTATGATGAAAAAGCTTGAGAATCATAAGATTTATCCGATCGGCCGCATTGTGGTGTTTAAAGACAATGTCCTGGCAGATAAAAAGCCCGAGTGGTCCTATAAGAAAGACGGACAGGTTTGGCAGAATGGTACAGGAGCTAAATTTGTGAACCCATTTGTAAAAGAAGTCTGGGATTACAATGTACAGGCAGCGATTGAAGCAGCAGAAATGGGTTTTAAAGAAATCCAGTTCGATTATGTCCGCTTCCCAGAGGGTTTTGAAACGAAGGATAAAGAACTCTCCTACAGTGAGGGAGACTACGAAAAGGACAGCCGTGACAACACTCAGAAACGGGTACAGGCTGTAACCGATTTCACGGAATATGCACGTGAGAAGCTGAAGCCGTACGGTGTGAAAGTGTCAGTTGATATTTTCGGCTATTCTGCAACATTGCCAGAAGCGCCGGGCATTGGACAGAACTTCTCAAAAATTTCGGATAATGTCGATGTCATTTCCTCTATGATTTATCCAAGTCACTGGGGCTCATATTTCGGCATTGAGAAACCGGATACGGAGCCATATAAGCTGGTTAAGGAATACGCAAAGCTTGAGAATGAGAAGCTTGGCGACCTGAAGACAAGACCGATTTCCCGTCCTTGGCTGCAGGATTTCACGGCTTCCTATTTAGGGAAGGGCAACTACTTGAAA